A single genomic interval of Saccharospirillum mangrovi harbors:
- a CDS encoding SDR family NAD(P)-dependent oxidoreductase, giving the protein MDINGKRIAITGSSSGIGQALAKALAKQGAEMLIIGRREAAASLTASGINQTGGRAHFVAADITTAAGCASVVAAIQLRLGGLDMLINSAGGVRGGRIEDISESELTQMIEVNTLAPILLTRAVLPMLRQAGAALVVNVASAMGLVGAPFYATYAASKAGIAMFGEALRRELKGEGIGVMTVYPVATDTPMMQSSNAGPELGFHKETVESVVDAIVDGIEQDRLQVVRGGDARLQMIELNRTNPLAIDERFQQLKPTLWEAVQNHKAL; this is encoded by the coding sequence ATGGACATTAACGGCAAGAGAATCGCCATTACCGGAAGCTCAAGTGGAATAGGCCAAGCACTGGCAAAGGCGTTAGCCAAGCAGGGAGCCGAAATGCTCATCATTGGGCGGCGTGAAGCGGCAGCATCCTTAACGGCATCTGGTATCAATCAAACCGGTGGCCGTGCGCACTTTGTGGCGGCTGACATCACAACGGCCGCAGGATGTGCCAGCGTAGTGGCTGCCATTCAACTTCGACTTGGCGGGTTGGATATGCTGATTAACAGCGCCGGTGGCGTTCGCGGTGGCAGAATCGAAGACATCAGTGAGTCGGAACTGACACAGATGATCGAGGTAAACACCCTGGCACCCATACTGCTGACCCGTGCAGTGTTACCTATGCTGCGCCAGGCCGGGGCAGCGCTGGTGGTTAATGTTGCATCGGCCATGGGTCTGGTGGGCGCGCCGTTTTATGCCACTTATGCTGCGTCAAAGGCGGGTATTGCCATGTTTGGCGAAGCGCTGCGTCGGGAACTGAAGGGCGAGGGGATTGGTGTTATGACGGTTTATCCGGTCGCGACTGATACGCCCATGATGCAAAGCAGCAATGCCGGACCGGAACTTGGCTTTCATAAAGAAACGGTCGAGTCGGTCGTAGACGCCATTGTGGACGGCATCGAACAGGATCGATTGCAGGTTGTTCGCGGCGGCGATGCCCGGCTGCAAATGATTGAACTGAACAGAACCAACCCGTTAGCGATTGACGAACGGTTCCAGCAGTTAAAGCCGACGCTCTGGGAGGCGGTGCAGAATCACAAGGCGCTTTAA
- a CDS encoding peroxiredoxin-like family protein translates to MSLQDRLDAFKADFEAGKPPYNVPPSVIETMHRATKELIASGAAQQALKAGDKIPAFVLTDHEGNSVSSASLLAKGPLVISFYRGVWCPYCNMELEALQATLPEFEALGARLVAISPQNPVNSRKSVRKNNLSFPILSDSHNEVAAAFGLRFTLPDYLVELYQSLKNDLPLFNDDDSWTLPMPGRYVVAQDGTVLYAEVNPDYTRRPDPSEMLPALKQASMRSL, encoded by the coding sequence ATGTCTCTTCAAGACAGACTTGACGCTTTTAAAGCGGATTTCGAAGCCGGTAAACCGCCTTATAACGTGCCGCCTTCCGTTATCGAAACGATGCATCGCGCTACCAAAGAACTGATTGCTTCAGGTGCTGCCCAGCAGGCACTTAAGGCGGGTGACAAAATTCCGGCCTTCGTACTGACAGACCACGAAGGCAATTCGGTATCGTCGGCCAGTCTGCTGGCCAAAGGTCCGTTAGTGATCAGTTTTTACCGCGGTGTCTGGTGTCCGTACTGCAACATGGAGTTGGAAGCGTTGCAGGCTACCTTGCCGGAATTCGAGGCGCTTGGTGCCAGGCTGGTTGCCATCTCGCCGCAAAATCCGGTTAACAGTCGCAAGTCGGTGCGCAAAAATAATCTGAGTTTTCCGATCCTGTCGGACAGCCACAACGAAGTGGCGGCCGCCTTCGGTTTGCGCTTCACGCTGCCGGACTATCTGGTGGAACTCTATCAATCGTTGAAGAACGACTTACCGTTGTTCAACGATGATGACAGTTGGACCTTGCCGATGCCGGGCCGTTATGTCGTCGCCCAGGACGGCACCGTACTTTATGCCGAGGTCAATCCCGACTACACCCGCCGACCGGATCCGTCTGAGATGTTGCCGGCGCTGAAGCAGGCTTCGATGCGCTCACTCTGA
- a CDS encoding enoyl-CoA hydratase/isomerase family protein encodes MSRFADYQNAFPNAYLNRSASGVLEVRFHTDGAKLVFNGYTHEQFVELFHQIGADPDNRVVILTGSGDAFMDAISPDGFDFFTPTGYDKIYREGKKVLMNILDIEVPMITALNGPVLLHSEYALLTDIVLATPETVFQDKPHFDFGIVPGDGVNLLWPEVIGSVRGRYFILTRQLLDANTAQQWGVVNEVVATDQLLARAHEIAESIAALPPLTGRYTRIALTQKLRRIIEDGAGYGLALEGISAAEVARSMATES; translated from the coding sequence ATGTCCCGTTTTGCAGATTATCAAAACGCTTTTCCCAATGCGTACCTGAACCGCTCGGCAAGCGGTGTGTTGGAAGTTCGCTTTCACACCGATGGAGCCAAGCTCGTTTTCAATGGCTACACCCATGAGCAGTTTGTTGAATTGTTTCATCAGATTGGCGCCGATCCCGATAACCGCGTGGTCATCCTGACGGGTTCGGGTGATGCCTTTATGGATGCGATTTCACCCGATGGCTTCGACTTTTTCACGCCAACCGGTTACGACAAAATCTATCGCGAAGGCAAAAAAGTGCTGATGAATATCCTCGATATCGAGGTGCCCATGATTACCGCGTTGAACGGCCCGGTGTTGCTCCACAGTGAGTACGCCCTGCTGACCGATATCGTTCTCGCCACACCGGAAACGGTCTTCCAGGACAAGCCGCATTTTGATTTTGGCATCGTACCGGGTGATGGCGTCAACCTGCTTTGGCCTGAAGTGATAGGCAGCGTTCGTGGACGTTATTTCATTCTGACCCGTCAGCTACTGGACGCGAATACGGCCCAGCAGTGGGGTGTTGTCAATGAAGTGGTAGCGACGGATCAACTGCTTGCACGTGCTCACGAAATTGCCGAGAGCATCGCCGCTCTGCCGCCACTCACCGGTCGTTATACCCGCATAGCTCTGACGCAGAAACTGCGTCGGATTATTGAAGACGGAGCCGGCTATGGCCTGGCTCTGGAGGGTATCAGTGCCGCCGAAGTGGCCCGCTCCATGGCAACTGAAAGCTGA
- a CDS encoding glutathione S-transferase family protein — translation MIEVYAFATPNSVKVPIALEEMGLAYDLKPVNVRNNEQQQASFLALNPNGKVPVLVDREADDAPLVVTESAAILVYLAEKTGQLLPKDYPARAPVFEQLFFHASGLSPALGNAGFFKRYAAEPQPIAEARFSGEAERLLTLLDGRLATQPFVAGDNFTIADIVHFGWLWRRAFAEVTLDDKPNLSRWYDEIATRPAVVRAIARVEALIPKS, via the coding sequence ATGATTGAAGTCTACGCATTTGCCACCCCGAACAGCGTCAAGGTTCCGATTGCGTTGGAAGAGATGGGCCTGGCCTACGACCTGAAACCGGTCAATGTCCGCAACAACGAACAGCAACAGGCGTCGTTTCTGGCGCTCAACCCCAATGGCAAGGTGCCGGTGTTGGTGGATCGGGAGGCTGACGATGCTCCGTTAGTCGTTACTGAAAGTGCCGCCATTCTGGTTTATCTCGCGGAGAAAACCGGGCAGTTGCTGCCGAAGGATTACCCCGCGCGAGCCCCGGTTTTCGAGCAACTGTTTTTTCACGCCTCTGGCTTAAGTCCGGCGCTGGGTAATGCCGGCTTTTTCAAACGTTATGCCGCCGAACCACAGCCGATTGCCGAAGCGCGTTTTTCCGGCGAAGCCGAACGCCTGCTGACGTTGCTCGATGGCCGGCTGGCAACACAGCCGTTCGTCGCCGGTGACAACTTTACTATCGCCGACATCGTTCACTTCGGTTGGCTGTGGCGACGCGCCTTTGCCGAGGTGACGTTGGACGACAAGCCCAACCTGTCGCGCTGGTATGACGAAATCGCAACGCGCCCGGCGGTGGTTCGAGCCATTGCCCGAGTCGAGGCACTGATTCCAAAAAGCTGA
- a CDS encoding LysR family transcriptional regulator — translation MDRFQAMNVFVRVVETGSFSGAARQIGVGQPAVSKTIAQLEDRLQVRLLVRSTHGLTPTDAGLRFYERARAAIREADDAEEAARGEGAGLLGRLRISATTTFTRLLIIPHLPEFLALHPELSIDVVMDDRVIDLVAEGIDIALRIGKLADSSAVARRLARGKRSVIATPSYLSQAGIPRTPADLASHEAVIYNQLTNHWTFNRNGTETSITVNGRVRLGAAEGIRAAVLAHIGLTINSDWMFAPELANGTVVRVLEDWSLAPIDLWAVFPTGRLASTKARAFADFVEKLLKRETEQ, via the coding sequence ATGGACAGATTTCAGGCAATGAATGTGTTTGTACGGGTGGTAGAAACGGGATCTTTTTCAGGAGCGGCTCGTCAAATCGGAGTTGGTCAGCCCGCTGTTTCCAAAACCATCGCGCAATTGGAAGACCGGTTGCAGGTGCGTTTGCTGGTTCGTTCGACACACGGACTGACACCGACCGATGCCGGCTTGCGTTTCTATGAAAGGGCACGGGCGGCCATTCGTGAAGCCGACGACGCAGAAGAAGCGGCCCGGGGGGAAGGTGCGGGGCTTTTGGGGCGCCTCAGAATTTCGGCGACAACAACGTTCACACGCCTGCTGATCATCCCCCACCTGCCGGAATTTTTGGCACTGCACCCGGAACTGAGCATTGATGTGGTTATGGATGACCGGGTAATTGACTTGGTGGCAGAAGGCATCGACATAGCATTGCGCATCGGTAAGCTTGCCGATTCCAGCGCTGTGGCGCGGCGTCTTGCACGCGGCAAACGGTCGGTTATCGCCACACCCAGCTATCTGTCACAGGCAGGCATACCAAGAACGCCGGCCGACCTTGCCAGCCACGAAGCGGTTATCTACAACCAACTGACCAACCACTGGACCTTCAACCGCAATGGCACGGAAACATCGATTACCGTTAACGGCCGGGTGCGCCTCGGCGCCGCCGAGGGTATTCGTGCGGCAGTGCTGGCTCACATAGGGCTGACGATCAATTCCGACTGGATGTTTGCACCCGAACTTGCCAACGGCACCGTTGTTCGTGTGCTAGAAGACTGGTCACTTGCTCCCATTGATCTCTGGGCAGTATTTCCCACCGGCAGGCTTGCCAGCACCAAGGCGCGGGCCTTCGCCGATTTTGTCGAAAAACTGCTGAAACGGGAGACGGAACAATAA
- the guaA gene encoding glutamine-hydrolyzing GMP synthase: MTQLDIHAQKILILDFGSQYTQLIARRVREIGVYCEIHTYEMTADEIDAFNPHGIILSGGPESVHAENSPRAPQRVFDFGVPVLGICYGMQTMAEQLGGSVIGSKEQEFGYAEVQIDNAGKLLDGFSDRNLDGKSDGKAILDVWMSHGDKVSAMPEGFQLMASTPSCPIAAMSDDSRRFYGIQFHPEVTHTLKGLEILERFTRTICGCDALWTAANIIEDMTARVREQVGNRKVLLGLSGGVDSSVVAALLHQAVGDQLVCVFVDNGLLRKGEGDQVMDTFAEHMGVKVIRANAEERFLNALKGEADPEKKRKIIGHQFIEVFDEEATKLQDVDFLAQGTIYPDVIESAASKTGKAHVIKSHHNVGGLPDDMKLELVEPLRELFKDEVRKIGLELGLPFDMVYRHPFPGPGLGVRILGEVKKEYADLLREADAIFIEELHKADWYHKVSQAFAVFLPVRSVGVVGDGRRYEWVIAVRAVETIDFMTARWAHLPYELLGRVSSRIINEISGVSRVTYDISGKPPATIEWE, encoded by the coding sequence ATGACTCAACTTGATATTCACGCCCAGAAGATTCTGATCCTCGACTTCGGTTCGCAATACACCCAATTGATTGCGCGTCGTGTGCGCGAAATTGGCGTTTACTGTGAAATTCACACCTACGAAATGACCGCCGACGAGATCGACGCATTCAATCCGCACGGCATTATTTTGTCCGGCGGTCCTGAGTCGGTTCATGCTGAGAATTCACCGCGCGCGCCACAACGGGTATTCGATTTCGGCGTTCCGGTATTGGGCATCTGCTACGGCATGCAAACCATGGCCGAACAGTTGGGCGGCTCGGTCATCGGTTCGAAAGAACAGGAATTCGGCTACGCCGAAGTGCAGATCGATAACGCTGGCAAACTGCTCGACGGTTTCAGCGACCGCAATCTTGATGGTAAGAGTGACGGCAAGGCAATTCTCGATGTCTGGATGAGCCACGGCGATAAAGTCAGTGCCATGCCCGAAGGCTTCCAATTGATGGCGTCCACGCCGTCGTGCCCCATCGCCGCCATGTCGGATGACAGCCGTCGTTTTTACGGCATCCAGTTCCACCCGGAAGTGACTCATACGTTAAAAGGTCTGGAAATTCTGGAGCGTTTTACTCGCACCATCTGTGGCTGCGACGCCCTTTGGACAGCCGCCAACATCATCGAAGACATGACCGCGCGCGTACGCGAACAAGTCGGTAACCGCAAAGTTCTGTTGGGTTTGTCGGGTGGTGTCGATTCGTCAGTGGTGGCTGCGCTGTTGCATCAAGCCGTTGGCGACCAGTTGGTGTGTGTGTTCGTCGATAACGGTTTGTTGCGCAAAGGCGAAGGCGACCAAGTAATGGATACCTTTGCTGAACACATGGGCGTCAAAGTCATCCGCGCCAACGCCGAAGAGCGCTTTTTAAATGCGCTCAAAGGTGAAGCAGACCCGGAGAAAAAACGCAAAATTATCGGCCATCAATTTATTGAAGTCTTCGATGAAGAAGCGACTAAATTGCAAGATGTCGACTTCCTTGCTCAGGGCACCATTTACCCAGACGTCATCGAATCCGCCGCGTCCAAAACCGGCAAGGCACACGTCATTAAATCGCACCATAATGTCGGTGGTTTGCCGGATGATATGAAGCTGGAACTGGTCGAACCATTGCGCGAATTGTTCAAAGACGAAGTGCGCAAAATCGGCCTCGAACTCGGCTTGCCTTTCGACATGGTTTACCGCCATCCGTTCCCCGGTCCGGGTTTGGGCGTGCGCATTCTCGGCGAAGTGAAAAAGGAATACGCCGACCTGCTGCGTGAAGCCGACGCTATCTTTATCGAAGAACTGCACAAGGCCGACTGGTACCACAAAGTCTCCCAGGCGTTCGCGGTATTCCTGCCGGTGCGTTCGGTCGGCGTGGTCGGCGATGGCCGCCGTTACGAATGGGTGATAGCGGTACGCGCGGTCGAAACCATCGACTTTATGACCGCCCGCTGGGCGCATCTGCCGTATGAATTACTGGGCCGTGTATCGAGCCGCATCATCAATGAGATCAGCGGCGTGTCGCGCGTTACCTACGATATTTCCGGCAAGCCGCCGGCGACGATTGAGTGGGAATAA
- the guaB gene encoding IMP dehydrogenase yields MLRIAQNALTFDDVLLVPGYSEVLPKDVTLKTQLTRHIALNIPLMSAAMDTVTEARLAIAMAQEGGIGIIHKSMGIEQQAQQVRLVKKFEAGVVRDPITIQKSATVRELLMLTRENNISGVPVMDGDDLVGIVTSRDVRFEKNLDALIETVMTGRDKLVTVKEGVAPEEVRDLLHVHRIEKVLVVDDSFRLRGLMTVKDINKAQAYPSACKDSDGRLRVGAAVGTGPETPDRVDALVRAGVDVIVVDTAHGHSKGVVDRVRWVKQNYPQVDVIGGNIATAAAALDLAEAGADGVKVGIGPGSICTTRIVAGVGVPQISAVADVAGALADKGIPVIADGGIRFSGDIAKAIVAGASVIMAGSMFAGTDESPGEVELFQGRAYKSYRGMGSLGAMGQTQGSSDRYFQTVESGVEKLVPEGIEGRINVKGPLHAVVHQLMGGLRASMGYTGCRTIEEMRTKPEFVQITAAGIKESHVHDVQITKEAPNYRLA; encoded by the coding sequence ATGTTGCGCATCGCCCAGAACGCTCTCACCTTTGATGATGTCTTGCTTGTGCCTGGCTATTCCGAAGTCCTGCCCAAAGACGTCACACTCAAGACCCAACTGACCCGACACATTGCCCTGAACATTCCGTTGATGTCCGCCGCCATGGACACCGTGACCGAAGCTCGCCTTGCCATCGCCATGGCGCAGGAAGGCGGCATCGGCATCATTCACAAAAGCATGGGCATCGAACAGCAGGCGCAACAGGTGCGGCTGGTGAAGAAATTCGAAGCGGGCGTAGTGCGTGATCCGATCACTATTCAGAAATCCGCCACGGTGCGCGAACTGCTGATGTTGACCCGCGAAAACAACATTTCCGGTGTGCCAGTGATGGACGGCGACGATCTGGTCGGCATCGTCACCAGCCGCGACGTGCGCTTTGAGAAAAATCTGGATGCGCTGATCGAAACCGTGATGACCGGCCGCGACAAGCTGGTCACCGTTAAAGAAGGTGTCGCACCGGAAGAAGTGCGCGATCTGCTGCACGTTCACCGCATCGAAAAAGTTCTGGTCGTTGACGACAGCTTCCGCCTGCGCGGTCTGATGACTGTCAAAGACATTAACAAAGCCCAGGCCTATCCGAGCGCCTGCAAAGACAGTGATGGCCGCCTGCGCGTTGGCGCCGCCGTCGGTACCGGCCCGGAAACGCCGGACCGTGTGGATGCGCTGGTGCGCGCCGGCGTCGATGTCATCGTTGTCGACACCGCTCACGGCCATTCCAAAGGTGTGGTCGATCGGGTGCGCTGGGTGAAACAGAATTACCCGCAGGTCGATGTGATCGGCGGAAACATCGCCACCGCGGCGGCGGCGTTGGACCTGGCCGAAGCCGGTGCCGACGGCGTAAAAGTCGGTATTGGCCCAGGTTCGATTTGCACCACCCGCATCGTCGCCGGTGTTGGTGTGCCGCAAATTTCGGCGGTGGCCGATGTGGCTGGCGCACTGGCCGACAAAGGCATTCCGGTGATCGCCGACGGCGGCATTCGGTTCTCTGGCGACATCGCCAAAGCCATCGTTGCCGGTGCGTCAGTCATCATGGCCGGTTCCATGTTTGCCGGTACCGATGAGTCGCCGGGCGAAGTTGAATTGTTCCAGGGCCGTGCCTACAAGAGCTATCGCGGCATGGGTTCGCTCGGTGCCATGGGTCAGACTCAGGGTTCGTCCGACCGTTACTTCCAGACTGTGGAAAGCGGCGTCGAAAAACTGGTGCCGGAAGGCATTGAAGGTCGCATCAACGTGAAAGGCCCGCTGCATGCAGTGGTGCATCAATTGATGGGCGGCCTGCGCGCATCGATGGGTTACACCGGCTGCCGCACCATTGAAGAGATGCGCACCAAACCGGAATTTGTGCAGATCACCGCTGCGGGCATAAAAGAAAGCCACGTGCACGATGTGCAGATTACCAAGGAAGCGCCCAACTACCGTCTGGCCTAA
- the xseA gene encoding exodeoxyribonuclease VII large subunit, whose amino-acid sequence MAISDPQSPLTVSQLNRQVKFLLEHQYPAVPVSGELSNVARPASGHLYFTLKDGNAQVRCAMFRSSLERSSYRPKEGDQVIVRGRVSLYEGRGDYQIIVSSMQPDGEGALQQAFFQLKERLEKEGLFAPEHKQPLPEHIRTVGVVTSRTGAALHDILTVLKRRFPAMAVILYPVAVQGDEAPGQIVTAIETANRLNQVDALIVGRGGGSLEDLWSFNEEAVARAIFASRLPIVSAVGHEVDVSISDFVADVRAATPSQAAELISPDQNDIRRLLINQRARLARGLDQRLQADRRRLLHARQRLRDPGGLLREWQQRLDERAGRLLRALKASQHSRNQNFQTLTARLRRASPIAQLNSDRRRLEQLDKQLRRLAQQQLPPRRQQLGSLARRLNALSPLNTLERGYSITRDEHNTVVQRADDVSAGQRITTLLRSGKIVSRVEQIEAADKDD is encoded by the coding sequence ATGGCAATTTCAGACCCTCAAAGCCCCCTCACCGTCAGCCAATTAAACCGTCAGGTTAAGTTTCTGCTGGAACATCAGTATCCGGCGGTGCCGGTGTCGGGTGAGCTGTCGAACGTGGCGCGGCCGGCGTCCGGCCATCTGTATTTCACCTTGAAAGACGGCAACGCTCAGGTGCGTTGCGCCATGTTCCGTTCCAGCCTTGAACGTTCCAGCTATCGGCCGAAAGAAGGCGATCAGGTGATTGTGCGTGGCCGGGTCAGCCTGTACGAAGGCCGCGGCGACTATCAGATCATCGTCTCGTCGATGCAGCCGGACGGCGAAGGTGCACTGCAACAGGCGTTCTTTCAGCTTAAAGAACGGCTGGAAAAAGAAGGCCTGTTCGCCCCGGAACACAAGCAGCCGCTGCCAGAACACATCCGCACCGTCGGCGTGGTGACTTCCCGCACCGGCGCCGCCTTGCACGACATTTTAACGGTGCTCAAACGCCGCTTCCCGGCCATGGCCGTGATCCTCTATCCGGTCGCTGTTCAAGGCGACGAAGCGCCGGGGCAGATTGTGACGGCCATCGAAACCGCCAACCGACTGAACCAGGTCGATGCGCTGATCGTCGGTCGTGGCGGCGGTTCGCTGGAAGATTTGTGGTCGTTCAATGAAGAAGCCGTGGCGCGAGCGATTTTTGCGTCGCGGCTGCCGATTGTCTCGGCCGTCGGTCACGAAGTGGATGTATCGATCAGCGATTTTGTCGCCGATGTGCGCGCCGCCACGCCGTCGCAAGCGGCCGAACTGATCAGCCCGGATCAGAATGATATTCGCCGTTTATTGATCAACCAACGCGCGCGTTTGGCACGCGGACTGGACCAACGCCTGCAAGCCGACCGCCGCCGTCTGCTGCACGCCCGCCAGCGACTACGCGACCCCGGTGGCTTGCTGCGCGAATGGCAACAACGGCTCGATGAACGTGCCGGTCGCTTGCTGCGCGCTTTGAAAGCCAGCCAGCACAGCCGTAACCAGAATTTCCAGACGTTAACCGCTCGCTTGCGTCGCGCCAGCCCGATTGCCCAGCTCAACAGCGACCGGCGTCGATTGGAACAACTCGATAAACAACTGCGTCGTCTGGCGCAACAACAACTGCCGCCGCGCCGTCAGCAGCTCGGCTCCCTCGCCCGCCGTCTCAACGCCTTGTCGCCGTTGAATACACTGGAGCGCGGCTACAGCATCACCCGCGACGAACACAACACCGTGGTGCAACGCGCCGACGATGTCAGCGCCGGGCAACGCATCACCACCTTGTTGCGCTCGGGCAAAATCGTCAGTCGGGTAGAACAGATTGAAGCGGCGGATAAAGACGACTGA
- a CDS encoding AraC family transcriptional regulator, with product MSQVRQRYDERFQRVLDYIDSHLDEPLDLNRLSDVACCSKFHFQRQFAYYYGISLYQFVQWLRLRRASFQLVYRTDRSILDIALEAGFGSAEAFSRAFKRCFEQSPSDFRAAPNGTTWRQLQTLSRTRPMKLGQHHADVRVIDFPATPIAVLTHRGPEPDLHLSIRRFIEWRKAHGVTPSVSRTFNIVYEDPALIPPEDYRMDLAASIKGPVADNDAGVVASELPAGRCAVLRHHGSTDNLIDTVRFLYGEWLPNSGEEVRNFPIFFERLSLFPDLPETEQQTDVFLPLV from the coding sequence ATGAGCCAAGTGCGGCAACGTTACGACGAGCGATTTCAACGCGTTCTGGATTACATCGACAGCCATCTCGACGAGCCACTCGACTTGAACCGACTGAGCGATGTCGCCTGCTGTTCCAAATTCCACTTCCAACGCCAGTTTGCATACTACTACGGCATCAGCCTGTATCAGTTTGTGCAGTGGTTGCGCTTGCGCCGCGCCAGTTTCCAACTGGTGTATCGCACCGACCGCTCGATTCTGGACATTGCCTTGGAGGCAGGATTTGGCAGTGCCGAAGCGTTTTCGCGCGCTTTTAAACGCTGCTTTGAACAAAGCCCGAGTGACTTTCGCGCCGCGCCCAATGGAACCACCTGGCGACAACTCCAAACTTTGTCGAGGACTCGCCCTATGAAACTGGGACAACACCATGCCGATGTTCGTGTCATTGATTTTCCGGCCACACCCATTGCCGTGTTAACACATCGCGGTCCGGAACCGGATCTGCATCTCAGCATTCGTCGTTTTATTGAATGGCGTAAAGCCCATGGCGTGACGCCGAGCGTCAGCCGGACCTTTAACATCGTTTATGAAGACCCGGCTTTGATTCCGCCGGAAGACTACCGCATGGATCTGGCGGCCTCGATCAAAGGCCCGGTGGCGGACAACGACGCCGGCGTCGTTGCCAGCGAGCTGCCTGCGGGTCGTTGCGCCGTACTGAGACATCACGGTTCGACCGATAATCTGATCGATACGGTGCGTTTTCTGTATGGTGAATGGCTGCCGAACAGTGGCGAAGAGGTGCGGAATTTTCCGATCTTTTTTGAGCGCCTGAGTTTATTCCCCGACCTGCCCGAAACCGAGCAGCAGACCGACGTCTTTTTACCGCTGGTTTAA
- the der gene encoding ribosome biogenesis GTPase Der, with protein sequence MIPVIALVGRPNVGKSTLFNRFTRSRDALVADWAGLTRDRKYGDGKLDDRSFIVIDTGGISGFEEGLDEQMAKQSLAAIDEADVVLFITDAQAGVTAADNHIAQHLRKTGKPVHLVVNKTDGLDTDVVIGDFHELGLGVEPRPIAAAHNRGVRSLLEDVLAEFPEDDDPLANEDTDDNIRLAIVGRPNVGKSTLVNRMLGEERVVVYDHPGTTMDSIYIPYERDDQAYTLIDTAGVRRRKSISEAVEKFSIVKTLQAIQDANVVILVIDARDGLVEQDMHMLGFVLESGRALVVAINKWDGLGQEQKEKVKESIERRLPFLDWADIHFISALHGTNVGHLYQSVNQAYASARGKWSTNQLTNILKGVTELHQPPMVRGRRIKPRYAHQGGSNPPVIVVHGNQLNELPGSYKRYLENAFRKALKVRGTPIRFEFVVGENPYANKANARPGVRKSREHAAKGRGPQRRR encoded by the coding sequence ATGATCCCGGTTATCGCTCTGGTCGGTCGCCCCAACGTGGGCAAATCGACCTTGTTCAACCGCTTCACCCGCTCGCGCGATGCGTTGGTTGCCGACTGGGCCGGTCTGACCCGTGACCGCAAATACGGTGACGGCAAACTGGATGATCGGTCGTTTATCGTCATCGACACCGGCGGCATCAGCGGTTTCGAAGAAGGCCTGGACGAACAGATGGCCAAGCAAAGTCTGGCGGCCATCGACGAAGCCGATGTGGTGTTGTTTATCACCGACGCCCAGGCGGGCGTAACGGCGGCCGACAACCACATCGCTCAGCATCTGCGTAAAACCGGCAAGCCGGTGCATCTGGTGGTCAACAAGACCGACGGCCTGGATACCGACGTCGTTATTGGCGATTTCCACGAACTCGGTCTGGGTGTTGAGCCGCGACCGATTGCCGCCGCGCACAACCGTGGCGTGCGCTCACTGCTCGAAGACGTGCTGGCGGAATTCCCCGAAGACGACGATCCGCTGGCGAACGAAGACACGGATGACAACATCCGTCTGGCGATTGTTGGCCGACCGAACGTCGGCAAATCGACACTGGTCAACCGCATGCTCGGCGAAGAGCGCGTGGTGGTGTACGACCACCCCGGCACGACCATGGATTCGATCTACATTCCTTATGAGCGCGACGATCAGGCTTACACACTGATCGACACCGCCGGAGTGCGTCGCCGTAAAAGCATTTCCGAAGCGGTGGAAAAGTTCTCCATCGTCAAAACCCTGCAAGCGATTCAGGACGCCAATGTCGTCATTCTGGTGATCGACGCGCGCGATGGTCTGGTCGAGCAAGACATGCACATGCTTGGGTTCGTGCTGGAATCGGGCCGTGCTTTGGTCGTCGCCATCAACAAGTGGGACGGTCTTGGTCAGGAGCAAAAAGAGAAAGTTAAGGAAAGCATTGAACGTCGCTTGCCGTTTCTGGATTGGGCCGACATTCATTTTATTTCGGCGCTGCACGGCACCAACGTCGGCCATCTGTATCAGTCGGTGAACCAGGCCTATGCCTCGGCGCGGGGCAAGTGGAGCACCAATCAGCTGACCAACATTCTCAAGGGTGTCACCGAACTGCATCAGCCGCCGATGGTGCGCGGCCGCCGCATCAAGCCGCGTTATGCACACCAGGGCGGGTCCAACCCACCGGTGATTGTGGTGCACGGCAATCAGCTCAACGAATTGCCGGGCAGCTACAAACGCTATCTGGAAAACGCCTTCCGCAAGGCGTTAAAAGTTCGCGGCACGCCGATTCGGTTTGAGTTTGTTGTCGGTGAAAACCCCTACGCCAACAAGGCGAACGCGCGTCCGGGTGTGCGTAAGAGTCGCGAACACGCCGCCAAAGGGCGAGGGCCGCAACGCCGTCGTTGA